A region of the Lentisphaerota bacterium genome:
TGATTCGAACGTCGACAGCTACGTTCTGGACCTTCAGATCCGGCGCGAATCCGGGCAGGATGCCAGCTGGGCGACGCTCAACCATCCGTTCCTGGAACGGATCCGAGGTCTGCTGTTGCGGTGGCGGAATCTGGATCCCCTGCGGCGCGAGCAGTATGTGAGACAGGGCGAATCTCTATTTAAGGGTTGATACATGTCGTTCGAAAATGACAAGGAACTGAACGAGTATCGCCGGATCATGGACGTTCCGCCGGCGACAGAATTCGCCGACGGGTTCGACTGGAAAACCGTGGCTGGCGCCCTGTTTCTCGGCCTGATCGTGAACCCGGCGACCGATTATCTTGCGCTCGTGATCGGGGGCGACGCCAATATCGGCGGTGCCATGAAATGGGTCCTGATTATTCTCTTCGCGGAAATCGCCAAACGATCCTTTTCCTCGCTTCGAACACAGGAACTCTACACCCTGCATTACATGGCCGGCGCTGCTCTGGCGGATCCATTCTCCGGTTACCTGTGGACCCAGTTCGCGGCCCAGTCCGAATACATCCAGGGCCTCGGTCTCGCTTCCGAGCTACCGAAGTGGGCATTCCCTGCGGCTGCGGACATTCAGGCTGCAGGCCGCACGTTGTTCACCCGGGCTTGGCTTCCCATTATCGCGCTTACGATCTTCGGAGTGGTGGTGGGCCGGGTGGACAATTACGGACTGGGATATGTGCTGTACCGGATTACCAACGACGTGGAAAAACTGCCGTTCCCGTTCGCTCCGGTAAGCGCGGCGGGAATCGTGGCGCTGTCCACGGATCGCGGACAGGAAACCCCGTGGCGGTGGCGGTGCTTCGCCATCGGGGGGATGATCGGCATGGTGTGGGGTCTCGTGTACTTGTGCGTGCCTCTGATCACGCAGGCGATCTTGCCGAAACGCGTGGAACTGATTCCCTTGATATTCATCGATTTCACCCCGCAGATCGGACGGTTGCTTCCTGCGGTTCCAATCAATCTCGTGATCAATCTCGGCGCATTTCTCGCGGGCATGGTCGTGCCGTTCTGGGGGGTCATGGGCGGGCTTGCCGGACTCGTGTTCACGTGGATCGCGAACCCCATTCTCCAGAAAATTGGCATTCTGTCCAGTTGGACTCCGGACATGGGCTTTGTGGACACAACCTTTGTGAATAATATTGATTTCTACCTGTCGTTCGGCATCGGCCTCACCTTCGCCGTCACCTTGAGCCAGATCGTGATGTTCCTCACAACGACCCTCCGAAACGTGATCAAGCCCAAGACAAAAGAACTGACGCACAGCCCGGGTTTCCTGGCGAGCATGCGCAGCGGATGGAAAATACTGGTGACCAACAACCGTGCCCGCGGCGATCTCTCGATATTCGTCGCGCTTGCGATTTACTTCGGCGCCACCTTCACCTGGATTGGGCTGGGCGTCATCCTGATTGGGAGCGCCTATCCGTGGATGATCATGATCTTCTATGCCGTCGTCTATACCCCGATGATCTCGTACGCGACGGCCAAGCTCGAAGGCATCTGCGGCCAGGCCGTCAATATCCCCTACCTGCGGGAACTCACGATTCTGCTCACGGGGTATAAGGGCGTGGACATCTGGTTTGCCCCCATGCCGATCCGGAATATGGGGACTGAAACCGTCGGCTTTCGCGTGCTGGAACTCACCGGCACCAAGATTATCAGCCAGATCAAGACGCTGGTGCTGACGCTTCCCATCATTCTCGTGGCCTCGTTCCTGACCTCCGAGATCTTGTGGCGCATGGCACCCATCCCGTCTTCAGCCTACCCGTACACGCAGATGATGTGGGAACTCGGGCTCCGAAACTGGGCCGTCATGATCACGGCAACGATGGAAGGGGGATCGCAGTTTCTCGAGGCGCTGCATCTGAACTACGCCCTGTGGGGACTGGTGTCGGGCTCAGCGCTATTCGCCGTGCTGTCGGCCATGGGTCTGCCGATCATGCTGGTGTTTGGCGCGGTGTGGGGACTTGCCCAGAGCAGCCCGGGCGCGATGTTCTGCACCATGGCGGGCGCCTTCGTCGGCCGGTTCTATTTCCGAAAGCGCCACAAGGATATGTGGCTGAAATACATGACCGCCGTCATGGCCGGGTTCGGATGCGGCATCGGTCTGACCTCGATGATCGCCATGTCGTTCAATGTTATCGTTAAAATGCTGAGTCCAACACTATGGTGACGTCACGATGAAACCGGATCGCATAGGATTCAGGGCCTTCTTTCTTGGAACGCTTTTCGCGGCGGCATTCGCGTGGTATGCCGTACGGGCCGAGAACTTTCCCCCGCGGACCATCCTGACGGCCACGCAGATTCCGGTGCTCCCGTATCTCCTGCTCATCTTCCTCGTGGCCATTGTGAACCCGCTTCTCCGGTTCGTAAAGGTCTCCCGCGGATTGGCGAAATCCGAGATCATGCTGATCTTTGTCATGGGCATGGTGTCTGCGGGTCTGGCGTCGTTCGGCTTGGCGTCGCAAGTGGTGCCGCTTGTCGCCGGTCTTTTCAACCGGGACTGGAACACGCGCCAGGCACGGTGGGATCTCTATATTGAACCGTACGTGAACGAATCTTTCTTTATCTCAGAGCCGGGCATTCGCAGCGCGGCCGAGGTGTCGCGCGACGCGGAGTTCGCGTGGCGACGCGCCGTGGACCAACTGCGCGCGGCCGAGGCGCTGGAACAGGCGCGCGCCGAACTCGCCTCGGTTGCCGCCGCAGTGGACCGCGAGCCGACCTCGCGCGGTCTGCAACATCGCAAGGCTCTCGCCGAAACCGTTATGCGCGAACTGGAAACCCGTTGGGAAAAGGCTTCTGAAGGTGTTCTTCCCGACACGGTGATTGCCTCGTATCCGGGAAAGATCGAGGGGTTGAAGGTTATCATGGATGAACGTCGCGAATCGCTGCGCGTGCTCGAGGAGCGTGCGTTCGCCAAGACCGATGCGTTTCGACGCGGGTTGCCGGCCGACATGCGCGCCATCCCCGGTTTGTTTGCTCAAGAAAACGAAGTGTTCGAGGTCTATCTCGCCCGGCTGAGCCTCATGCGACGAGGCATGTCCGCCCTGCGCGAGCTCCGCAAGATAGAGGAATCATTGCCGGCCCAGGGCGACGGCGCGCCGCCGGCGACCGCTGCAGAATCCCTCCGCAAGGCCGTCGCCACGCTGCAACCGGAAGACCGGACGACGGAATTACAGGCCCGTCGCCACGCGCTGCAGGAGGATCGGCGCGTCGCAGAATCGAGACTGGGCGAAGCCCGCCGGCTCCGCGACAAGCTCGCAGCCGAGCGTCGCGACGCGGATGCGTCGGAGTTCCACAGGATCGACACCGTCCTCGAATCCGGAAAAAAGACAATCCAGGACATGGAGCAGGATATCCAGCGGCTCGATGATGATCTGAGCCACCGGGTGACCCCGCGTATGGCTCTGGCAGCATCGGCCCTGAATGTCGTCACACAGCTTCAGGCTTTGGCCGTGTCGCTGGCCTGGTCCGGAACGACCGCCCCGGCCAACGCCGATGCGTTCCGGGTTTCACTCCACACGGTGATGGACCAGTTTGCCCCCCTGGGCATCTCCTGGCGCCAGTTTTTTCTGGGCGACGTCCCGTGGGGGCTCTGGGTCACTCCACTCCTGTTGTGGAGCGGCGTCGTCTTGGTCACCTACCTCATGCTGATGACGCTGAACGTCCTGATCTTCCGGCAGTGGGCGCACCATGAACGGTTGATCTACCCGCTGGCCGAACTCCCGTTGCTGCTCGGCGGCTTCGACACCGAGGGCTCGGATCTGGGAAATAACGCTGTCCCGCCTTTATACCGCTCATCCATGTTCTGGCTGGGAGTCGCGGTGTCGGTCGGTGTGCTGGGATGGAATCTGCTTGCCGCCAAGTCCATCATTCCGGGTGTGAAGCAGATTCCTCTGGTCTTCCCATGGGATGACTACGTTAAAGGAAGCATGTTCAGCGGCCTTTCGCCAAATACGCAACACCAGATATTCTTTACCTTGATCGGCATCGCTTTCCTGATTCCCGCGCGGATTTCCTATTCCATGTGGTCGTTCCATGTCATCTATATGCTGCTTGCGCTCGCGCTGATCGGGTTGGGGCACGGCGTCAACCTGCGTTCATTTCCTCATGACATGAAGATGGTCTTCAATTTTCGCAACGCCATGGGCGGAGGCGCGATGGTGGCGTTTTCATCCGTGATCCTCTGGAAGTGTCGAAAATACCTGGTGTGCGCGTTTCGGCCGGATGCGCTGGGGTCCATGGACGCCGCGGAACGCGCCGAATTGCGCGTATCCTCGTTCGTCTTCCTCGGCAGTTCTCTTGCGCTGATCCTGCTGCTGACGTTCGGTCTTGGATCCAACCTGTTCTTCTCGATTTTCTGCTGGCTGTTTATGCTGCTGGTGACGATCGGCATGGTCCGGGCTATCGCTGAAGGCGGACTCTTCTGCTTTCAATGCTGGTTCAATCCCTTCCATGTCATCCGCAGCGTATTCGGAATGAACCGGGCCTGGACATCCGCGTCGGTTCTGGCGCCGCTGGCGGTGTTCTACTATGTCATTCTCTGGGACATCAAGACCTACATTGCTCCGGCCATGGCAAACGCGCTGAAAATCAGGGATCGGCTCGGCATCGGGCGGCTGAAGTTCCATGCGGCGGTATTTACGGGCATTGCGGTGGCATCCGGTGTCGCCATTGCCACGCATATCATCTTTGCCTACCACAAGGGTGGCGATGCCATGCACGCCTGGTTCTACAAGGCCGCGTTAAATGACTACCTGTTCGGATGGATCAAAACGATGGCGATTTCGAACCCCGTCGACACGGCCGGCGGGCGCTACTGGTTCTTGGCGGGCATCCTTGTGATGGCCTTTCTGATCTTCTTCCGCCGGAAATGTTTCTGGCTGCCCCATCCGCTGGGCATGATCGTGTGGGTGAACCCAGTCATGTGGTGTTTCTGGTTTTCATTTTTTCTCGGATGGGCCTTTAAAACCCTCGTCAGCCGGTACGGGAACCGTGATACCTACTACTTCTTCAGGGCTTTCTTCATCGGCCTCATTGTCGGTGAACTTGTCATGTGCCTTTTTGGGGTCGACCTCAACCGTAACTGGGGCTGATGAAAACACGCCGTCTGGCTTGGAATGGGATCAGTTTTCGGGTTCCGGAGAACTGGGAAATCGCCCGCTATCGCGATCGACGCGGCGGGGGCTGGCGTATCGAGGTTGAGGACGAGTACTCGGTCCGGATGGTCGTCGAATGGATCCAGGTCCGCCGTTCCGCAAAAGGGGAGCGGTTCTCCCAAGAGACCTTGCGATTGAACCGCAACCTGGCCGCCCGCGCACACATGACCCACACCCTAACAGGCCTGATGAATGGATGGAAAGCAACGCGTTACGAATTCAGGGAAACCATCCCCACCCATCGCACGGATCGCAAGCTGACCGTTGTCGCCCACAGCGAGGTGGTAGCCGTTCTCGTTCCGCCGCCGGGAAACGTCGTCGCGTGCCTCACGTTCAGTTTCCTACCCGCCGATTCGGAAGATCCCGACGCGATTACACGCGCCGTCACCGAAACGTTCACAGCACATGAAGGAACCGCCGTGCCATGGGAGGCTTTCGACGTGGCTTTCCATCTGCCCGATTCCTTCCTTTTGGAGGGCATGTCGTTCGATATCGGCGCGAAATACCTCGCCTTTCGATGGCGGCAGCGACGGTTCCATCTCTGGATACTGTCCTGCGCGGATCAATTTATTAAGCCGGGCGATGATCCTGCGGTATGGGCGGTGGGCTATCTCAACGCGCAGCGTCGTATTCCGGGGATTCTCTTTTTTCAAGCCGGACCGGGGGTGATCGGCTGGCGGCGGCGATGGACCAGTCGGATCTGCCACCGCGAGGAGTTGTCACGCTGGTGCTTTCGATACCTCATCGGTTTCGAGCTGGATGCGAGGAGAAACCAGCTCCGGATTGCCGTTTTGAACCATCGCTGCACGGCGGATCCGAGCCGTCTGCCCGTGTTGCCGGGTCTGGCCTCCGCCGCCAGCCAGCGCAAGCCGGCGGACCTAGCCACCGTTGCGCGCCTCGCCGAATCATCGGACCCGCCATCCGATCAGCACCGTAACGAAACTGATCTCACGTGTGTGACCTCCCGCGGCGGATGCATTCAAGCACTACGTCAGGGACTGAGGTGCCGAACCAATGAAATCTAAGCATGAGCAAGGGAAGAAGGCTGCTGGCAAATCACACCGTGCCGAGGGCTCACTGAAAGAGCAACTCGACTTTTCGGAAAGTCTGATCGAAACCGCCCAGGTACTCATTCTGGTCTTGGACACCCGTGGGCGCATTGTCCGATTCAACCCCTACATGGAGAAACTGGTCGGCTATGATTTGAATGAAGTCAAGGGGATGGACTGGTTCGAGACGTTTCTAAGTCCGGAAATCAGCCGTACCATCAAGCCCTTTTTTCAACAAGCCATTGACAATATCCAGACCCGTGGAAACGTGAATCCGATCCTCGCTAAAGACGGTCGAACGATTCTTGTGGAGTGGAACGACAAAACGCTCAAGGATAAAGACGGCCGTACGGTGGGTCTTTTGGCAATCGGGCAGGACATCACCGACCGCAAGCGGGCGGAAACCTATCGCGAGATGGAGCATGAGATCCTTCGCATTCTCAACGAGCCGGGCGACCTGCAGGAGTCCATCCAGCACGCCCTCGTTGCATTGAAGACACGGGCCGAGGCCGATGCCGTCGGCCTGCGCCTGCAAGAGGGCGAGGATTTTCCGTATTTTGTCCAGGACGGTTTCTCCAAGGACTTTCTGCTGACAGAAAACACGCTGGCCGAACGCGGCAAGGATGGCGGCCTGTGCCGGGACAAAGACGGCCATGTCTCCCTGGACTGCCTGTGCGGCTTGGTCATCT
Encoded here:
- a CDS encoding peptide transporter, whose amino-acid sequence is MSFENDKELNEYRRIMDVPPATEFADGFDWKTVAGALFLGLIVNPATDYLALVIGGDANIGGAMKWVLIILFAEIAKRSFSSLRTQELYTLHYMAGAALADPFSGYLWTQFAAQSEYIQGLGLASELPKWAFPAAADIQAAGRTLFTRAWLPIIALTIFGVVVGRVDNYGLGYVLYRITNDVEKLPFPFAPVSAAGIVALSTDRGQETPWRWRCFAIGGMIGMVWGLVYLCVPLITQAILPKRVELIPLIFIDFTPQIGRLLPAVPINLVINLGAFLAGMVVPFWGVMGGLAGLVFTWIANPILQKIGILSSWTPDMGFVDTTFVNNIDFYLSFGIGLTFAVTLSQIVMFLTTTLRNVIKPKTKELTHSPGFLASMRSGWKILVTNNRARGDLSIFVALAIYFGATFTWIGLGVILIGSAYPWMIMIFYAVVYTPMISYATAKLEGICGQAVNIPYLRELTILLTGYKGVDIWFAPMPIRNMGTETVGFRVLELTGTKIISQIKTLVLTLPIILVASFLTSEILWRMAPIPSSAYPYTQMMWELGLRNWAVMITATMEGGSQFLEALHLNYALWGLVSGSALFAVLSAMGLPIMLVFGAVWGLAQSSPGAMFCTMAGAFVGRFYFRKRHKDMWLKYMTAVMAGFGCGIGLTSMIAMSFNVIVKMLSPTLW